In Methanomicrobium sp. W14, the sequence ACCCGTTTACCGCAGGCGAGAGGATCATGATGATAACAAGGTCTCTTGAGGGCAGGCTCCCGTGCCGGTATTATGTCATTCCCATAGAAGATTTGCAGAGAAACGCTTTGTGGGTTGCGCACGTAACGTCTATGGCTCCCCCGTTTCAGAGGGTGTTTTCAAGCAATCCTCTTGTTGTGCAGCTGTTTCATGAGCGCAGAATAGAGGTCGAATCGCCTGATATGTACGAAAGAGACTCGCACAGCGGAACCGAGATAAGAAAGCGGATGCTTGCAGGCGGTGACTGGCAGAAACTTGTCCCCCGGCCGGTTGTAGATGTGATTGAGGAGATTCACGGCGTTGAACGTCTCTGCAGGATCTCAGGTACCGACTGAAGGGTATAATAGTTAAATTTAAAAAAATGAGGGCAGAAATATGGCAGGTTTTTTGAAAAAACTATTCTCTAAAGAGGACAGCGGACCCTGTGTCGTGAAATTTGCGGAAATCTCTGGATATCTTGATGTATCCGGTGAAAAAACAGAGAAAAGCCTTAAGGAGTTCTGCGAAAAATCCAGAAGCGGAATATCCCGGGAAATCGAAGGGCTGAAAGAAAAGGTTGAAAGTCTTTCCAAGGTTAAAATTGAGGACGATGCCGATATCCCCCCGCGGGTAAGAGTAGTTGTCGAAAAATCTGTTCCGGCATTCGTATCTGCATTTGAAAAATGCCTTCCCGGCGAATTCCCCGATGACCCCGAGGAATACTACAAGGCCCTTGTGGCAGTGGTGCAGGCAGCAGGAAAATGTCTCTCCGGGCAGGGCAAGTATATCCATGCCGCTTTTCCGTCAGAGATGAAGGATATAAAAAGCTCTGTTGATCTTATCGGCCGCGAGATAAATTCCTTTAATAAAGAAATGAAGCCCGCAATGGATACTAAAAAAAAGATATCCTGCGTAAGAAATTCCTATGAAAAAACCGGGTCCCTGCACTCTGAGTATTTTGCGGTTTCCGGCGAGATTAAAAGCCTTGAAGAGAGTATTGATTCCGGAAATAAGGAAAAGTCCCTGATTTCAGAAAAGATATCTGAGTGCAAAAAAAGCAGGGAATATCTGGAGTACGAGAGGCAGATTGAAAGAATCTCATCCCTTAAAGAGGAAATATCCGAGCTGAAGGACAATTATCACCTCGCGGTTGCAACTGTTTCAAATGTTTTCAGAAAGATTATCTATGCCTCGGAAAAAGACGGGAATATAGAATTTTCAAAGAAACTTTTCTCTCTTGACGACTACATGTTGTCGCCCGGAAAAAAGGACGCTGAAAGGATTCGCAGTGAGTACCTTTCTCTGTACCCGCAGATTAAGAGATACATTGACGTAAACAAAGGGTTTGTAAAGAATAAATCCGAAGAGCGTTTCTTCTCATCTGAAGGGATGTTTGTCTCTCATGTTTATGATATCTGCAACAAGTATTCTGAAATATACGGTGAAATATCATCTCTTGAAAAGTCCGTTTCCGCGTCCGGTCGTGCTGAAAAGATTTCCGGTCTTAAGGATAGGGATGAGGAGATTGGAAAAGAAATAGAACATGCCTCAGGAAGAGTCGAAAGTCTCAGGGAAAGGAAAGTTAAGATAATAGAAGAATTTTCAAAAGAAAAAGAGGTTCTTGCGGAAAAAATGTCTGATCTTAAGGGAAAAGAAACCATAATTGAGGGTACTCCTTCAATTGAAGGAAAACCCGGGGAAAATCTGCAATAAATCTTACATTTTTTTAAATCATTATTTTAAATGGTCAAAATCCAAAATTTCAGCCTGTAATTTTTTAAAATTCCTGAAAAAAAGTAATATTATCTATTGTGGGTAATCCGGACCTAATCCTGACTGTAAGGTTTTCGTTCAGAGTGAGTCCAGACTTATTGAGTTAAAACTGTCAGCCATCCCTGCTATTTCTGTAACACCGAACGCCGTGCTTACGCTCTGCATATCCATTTCTATAGCACAGGTGCAGACGTAGTCTATGATGTCTATGGAAAGCTCCCTTTTTTGCTTGCTCTTGCGCATCTGATCCATTAAATGAGTTATTTTCTCGGGAGATTCCATGCGAAGCTTTGCAAGGCTTACAACACACATATAAATCCGGGTCAGGTTCCTGTCGGTACCGGTTATCGTCTCAAAGAAATTTTTTATAACCTGTGCCTGGTAGACTTCTGCGCCCATGGTAACAGAATAATCAGTTTATAAATATAAATAGATTTTGAGTAGGACACTTCTTTCAAACTGAAAGTTTCTCTTAAAATGTGATTATATTGTATTTATTTTTTTGTCGACACTATCTTTATGACATCGCCTGACTTCAGGATATGGTTTTCCTTTATGCGCATTTTTGTCTTCGCGTCAACTGCGTACAAAAATCCGTCGCCTATGTCGGAGTGAATATGGTACGCAAGGTCATGCGGTGTGGACCCGCGTTTCATCAGGTATGCATCGGGGAGTATTCTGTCCTTTCCGTCACAGAACTTGTTCTCGTCTTCGACAGGGAATACTACTATCATGTCTAAAAGGTCGAAGACCATTCCGTTTATTGTCTGCTGAACCCCTGTGCCGCCAAATTCATTCATGACTTTTTTTATGGCGTCCAGGCCTGTCTTCTGCGGTTTGTTGAGCTTTTCGGGCTCGTTTATTGTGAAATCCGGGTCTCCCGGCACGTATGAGATAAGACCTGCCTCCGACGCTTTTCTCAGGGCAAGCTCTCCTGCCGCACTTGAAAACGAGATATTCTCATTTTTAAGTTTTTCAAGGAGCTCTTTTGAAGCGCAGTCAGCCTTGTTTGCAACAACCCTGAACGGTTTTGCGATCTCAACCAGGACACCGCAGAAATTGATTAACTCCTCCTCTGTGCAGGTTTTAAGGGAAATGTCGGTTCTTCTGACCGCTTCTGCAACGTGCTCCGGGGTCATAGAAAGCCCTGCGAGCTGATCGGCTACCGTGTTTTCTATCGAGTAGTTTTTCTGCTGTGCAGAACGCTGTATTTTATGCCAGTTTCTCTCCAGAAGACCGTATACCCACATTTTCATCTCCTCTTCTACGAATCCTATGTCAGAGGCAGGGTCGTGTGAGCCGTTTTCAACCGGATTTCCCTCTTCATCCGTTGAGCCGCTTCCATCGATTATGTGAATAATTGCATCGGCTTCCCTAAGGTTGTCAAGAAATTTGTTTCCAAGTCCGCGCCCTTTGTACGCTTCAGGGACAAGTCCGGCAACGTCGATAAGGCCGACCGGGACAAACCTGACCCCGTCTTTGCAGGCAGGGCAGTTCTGTATTCCAAGTTCTTTGCATGCGCAGTTTATGCGCACATAAGCGACACCGTTGTTTGCATCTATCGTTGTAAACGGATAATTTGCTATTTCGGCAGGAGCCATGGTTGCAGCTGAGAAAAAGGTAGACTTGCCGCAATTTGGCTTTCCTGCTATTGCTAGGTTTATCATGGCAGTAATCCTCCTTTAAAGGTAAAAGATATTTCAGTTTCATATTTGGCATTTGACTCATAAATGATTTTCATTTAATGGGAGTGATCTTTTTTACTGCCCGGTGTAAAAGGGGAATCTCATTTTGGGATAAATAAATCAGACAAAAGAACATAATCTGTATTCATGAGCTATATATCGAGGAAAACATACTACTTCGAAAATCCGGGTCCTGAGAACACCGCGGACGCGGCGAAGTTTGCTGCTGAAAGAGCGGCTGAAACCGGTATAAAAAAGGTTGTCGTTGCAAGTTCAAAGGGCAGGTCGGCACTAAAGTTTCAAAAGGCGTTGTCGGGTCCTGACGTTGAACTGATTGTCGTAACTCACGTGGTCGGCTTTTCAGCTCCCGGCGTATGGGAGTTCCCGCAAGACCTTGCAAAAAAACTTGAGGGTGAGGGTGTCCGCGTTATAAAGGGGACACACGCGCTTTCAGGTCTTGAAAGGGCAATATCCGGAAACAGTAAACTTGGAGGCTCCTCAAGGACCGAGGTTGTTGCAGAGACTCTTCGCAGGACAGTTGCGGTCGGCCTCAAGGTTGCTGTCGAATGCACTCTTATAGCAGCCGACCAGGGCTTTGTGTCGCCTGACGAGGAAATAATTGCCTGCGGCGGGACGACCGGGGGCTGTGATACTGTGTGTGTTGTAAAGCCTTCGTATACCGCGTCATATTTTGATCTCCAGGTGCGCGAAATTGTTGCAATGCCGAGGAACCGCTGAAAATGGGATTTCAGTCTCTCCATAAAGCCCTGGTCCTTCTGGGGCATCCTGTATTATGGATTCCGGGAATACTTGCCGGTCTTTTTTCTGCGGCCGGTATTCATTTTGCTTTTTCAGGCCTTGAAGGGGCATTTTATTCCGAAAGAGTTGTCATTTTCTCTCTTGTCGTGATGCCTCTTTTTATTGCAGGAGTTTACGGGGCAGTAAAAACGGACGATTACTCTTTCCGAAATTTCGTGAAGCAGGGAATTTCCGGATATTTCCGTGTTCTTCTCCCGACTGTCCTTATTATGTCGGCGGCGTTTTTGTTCATGCTTATAGTTACAATGCCTGTTCTTATCTCAGGTGCATCCAGTTCGCTTTTGCTGGCGTCGGTGTTCATCATATTCTTCCTGCCGCTTTTGCTGGTGGTGTTTTTTTACGACACCGCAGCAATATTCGAAGATAAAAAGGTCTTTGAGTGCATAAAAAGAAGCCTTGAGGCATCTTTTGCACGTCCTGTCCAGATCCTGGGATTTTATGCAGTTCTAATTCTTGTAATGCTTGTCCTTTTCACAGGTATTTCCATGGTGTGGTCAGGCATCCTTGCAGACCAGTTTGAACCTCTTCTGACAATGAATGAAACCGAATTAAACAGCCTTGCCCAGAATCCGGAAATTCTCTTTGGTATGATAGGTGATTACGGGGTATTTGTCACTTCAGTGATATCCTTCATAGGGACACTGCTTTTTACAGCCCTGTTTCTTGTATACAAGGCCGTGTTCTACAGGGACGTTTTGATGGACGTTAAAACAGTAACCGGCCCCGGAATGACTGAAACACAGGGTGAATACGACGAAAAGGGCAGATGGTACAAGTATTCATAATAGTATTAAGCAGAATATCCAAAGTCCATATCTTTTTTGAATTAATCTGTTCATTTTTGATTCTTACGTGGTTTTATCCTGATAATCTATCGGGGCATTTTCTTTAATAATAATCTGTTTTAAAAAGGTCTTATCTTTCTTATCCCGTAGATTCAGGACTTCAGTTAGTTAATCCAAAAGCTAATCCAAAAGTGAAACCGCAAAATAAACTTTTTCATAACAGGAACAGGTAAAGCACAGCCGCGGTTATTCCGCCGGATAATGTACATATGAAGTTTGTGCCTGTATTTTTCAGGATTCCGCGTCTTTCAAGAGTAGCCCCCACGAGACTGTCGACGTTTGTTCCTACAAAACCTGCGGCTATGCCTGCAATAGCAATACCTAATGTTGCAACGTTTAGGAAATATGAGATAGCACAAAGGATAACTGATGCTGTGACCGCTGCAATTTCACCGAAAAGCGTCACCCCGCCGTCTGTTCCTTTCGGAACCTTTTCAAGGGTTGTTATCAGGTACGGGGTTTTTCCGAGCATTCCAAGTTCGCTTGCGGTTGTATCGGCCATTGCAGCGGAGACACTTCCAATAAAAACCGCCGCAAACACGTTGTCCTGGTATATTCCGAAAAGAACTGCTGCGCACAGTGATATAAGCCCGTTTGCAAAAACGTTCAGAAAACCCCTGACGCCTCCGCGTGACTCTGCAACTCCCTCTGCTTTCTTCTTCTCATACTTGTACTTTGTAAATCCCGAACCTAGGATAAAAAAGGTGAGCATTACAAAAAACCAAGTAATGTCGGCAAAGACTATTATGAGAATCCCCATAAGGGCGGCGCTGAAAAGACCGGACAAATCGGCAGCCTTCATTTTGTATGAAATAAGCCCGAAAGCGAAAGAGATGACAATTGCAAGGATAATCAGGTTTATGTTTGCAGTATAGCTGATATCCTCAAAAAGGTACATCGTCATGCAGGCACCTATGCACTCGATCATAATCGCGTCCTCGCGTTTGTAGAGGATGGATTTCAGCATCAGCGCAACGATTATTCCGGTTAAGGGAATTAAAACGTTGCTGTAGCTGAGATATTTCATAACTATAATGGACGAGGCCGATGCAGCGATAATGTACAAAAAAAACCTGTATTTTTTATACGGGCATATTCTGTAAACCGCTTCACCCATCATGACAATTGCAATTGTCCCCAGAAAGACCATCAGGGATATCATCTCTGCCCCGTAGAGCAGTGCAACGATACTAAGCCCTATTGCCGGGTACCTGGCGTCTTTCAGAAGATAAAAAACTGCACAGATAAGAATTGTTATTCCTGCAAGAATCCATGGGGGGCTTATTAAAGGTCCTATTATTACTGCCGCTACAGAAAGGATAAGCACGAGATACATGTCGCCACGGCAGGTCATATTAAACAAAGATAACTATGTGTTTCTTATTTATTATAACCAAAGGTGTTTGAATTCTTAGGAGAAAAGTGGCAGAATCCGGCAAGTAATACTGCACTTCGTATGCCGTTTTTTTAAGTTCAGGTTTATCCGTGGAGGAAGTTTTTTTCTGAAATTCTTTTTAAAAGACGTTAGCCTGGCTTGCCCATCCGGGACTTTTCAATCAATTATATGTCATACCAGAAACAAAATTTAAGGGAATATGTCTCAGCCAAAGGAAATTCCAAAAAATTATGATCCTATTGAGGTTGAAGAGCGGTGGATGAATACATGGAAGAAGGAGAACTATTATTTTGACAGACACTCCAAAAAACCGCAGTTTATAATTGATACGCCGCCGCCATACCCGACCGGAAATTTCCATATAGGAAACGCTTTCAACTGGTGCTATATCGATTTCATCGCCCGCTACAAGAGAATGTGCGGGTACAATGTTATGTTTCCTCAGGGCTGGGACTGCCACGGCCTTCCTACCGAGGTCAAGGTCGAGGAGCTTAACGGAATCACCAAAAACGACGTTCCCAGAGAAGAGTTCCGCAGGATGTGCAGGGAGCTGACCCTGCAGAACATCGAAAAAATGCGCAAGACGATGTGGCGCTGCGGGTTTTCAAACGACTGGTCAAACGAGTACATTACGATGATGCCCGAGTACTACAAAAAGACACAGTTGTCTTTTCTCAGGATGTACAAAAAGGGTGACATCTACCAGAGTGAGCATCCTGTAAATTTCTGTACCCGCTGTGAGACCGCCATTGCTTTTGCCGAGGTTTCATACGAGGACAGGACCACAAAATTAAACTTCTTTGATTTCGACGGTCTGGAGATAGCGACGACACGCCCGGAACTTCTGGCTGCCTGCGTTGCGGTTGCAGTGCATCCTGATGATAAAAGGTACAAAGATCTTGCAGGAAAGACGCTGAAAGTGCCTCTTTTCGGTCATGATGTAAAGGTGATAAAGGACGAGGCAGTCGACCCCGCTTTTGGAAGCGGTGCCGTTATGATCTGTACTTTCGGTGACAAGCAGGATGTTCACTGGTGGAAGCAGCACAAGCTTGATTTAAGAAAGGCTATTGACCGCTCGGGCAGGATGACGTCCATTGCAGGAAAATATTCCGGGATGAATTCAGCAGAATGCCGCGAGGCTATTCTTTCGGATATGA encodes:
- a CDS encoding nicotinamide-nucleotide adenylyltransferase encodes the protein MERGLYIGRFQPYHNGHQSVLERISKQVDEIIIGIGSAQFSHDINNPFTAGERIMMITRSLEGRLPCRYYVIPIEDLQRNALWVAHVTSMAPPFQRVFSSNPLVVQLFHERRIEVESPDMYERDSHSGTEIRKRMLAGGDWQKLVPRPVVDVIEEIHGVERLCRISGTD
- a CDS encoding redox-regulated ATPase YchF codes for the protein MINLAIAGKPNCGKSTFFSAATMAPAEIANYPFTTIDANNGVAYVRINCACKELGIQNCPACKDGVRFVPVGLIDVAGLVPEAYKGRGLGNKFLDNLREADAIIHIIDGSGSTDEEGNPVENGSHDPASDIGFVEEEMKMWVYGLLERNWHKIQRSAQQKNYSIENTVADQLAGLSMTPEHVAEAVRRTDISLKTCTEEELINFCGVLVEIAKPFRVVANKADCASKELLEKLKNENISFSSAAGELALRKASEAGLISYVPGDPDFTINEPEKLNKPQKTGLDAIKKVMNEFGGTGVQQTINGMVFDLLDMIVVFPVEDENKFCDGKDRILPDAYLMKRGSTPHDLAYHIHSDIGDGFLYAVDAKTKMRIKENHILKSGDVIKIVSTKK
- a CDS encoding pyruvate kinase alpha/beta domain-containing protein translates to MSYISRKTYYFENPGPENTADAAKFAAERAAETGIKKVVVASSKGRSALKFQKALSGPDVELIVVTHVVGFSAPGVWEFPQDLAKKLEGEGVRVIKGTHALSGLERAISGNSKLGGSSRTEVVAETLRRTVAVGLKVAVECTLIAADQGFVSPDEEIIACGGTTGGCDTVCVVKPSYTASYFDLQVREIVAMPRNR
- a CDS encoding TIGR00297 family protein, whose protein sequence is MTCRGDMYLVLILSVAAVIIGPLISPPWILAGITILICAVFYLLKDARYPAIGLSIVALLYGAEMISLMVFLGTIAIVMMGEAVYRICPYKKYRFFLYIIAASASSIIVMKYLSYSNVLIPLTGIIVALMLKSILYKREDAIMIECIGACMTMYLFEDISYTANINLIILAIVISFAFGLISYKMKAADLSGLFSAALMGILIIVFADITWFFVMLTFFILGSGFTKYKYEKKKAEGVAESRGGVRGFLNVFANGLISLCAAVLFGIYQDNVFAAVFIGSVSAAMADTTASELGMLGKTPYLITTLEKVPKGTDGGVTLFGEIAAVTASVILCAISYFLNVATLGIAIAGIAAGFVGTNVDSLVGATLERRGILKNTGTNFICTLSGGITAAVLYLFLL